One Salmo trutta chromosome 24, fSalTru1.1, whole genome shotgun sequence genomic region harbors:
- the LOC115161420 gene encoding indian hedgehog B protein-like, whose product MRRSVLVGLFMGCTLLLAPVTEGCGPGRGYGKRRPPKKLTPLSYKQFSPNVAEKTLGASGRHEGKITRSSERFKELTPNYNPDIIFKDEENTAADRLMTQRCKDKLNSLAISVMNMWPGVTLRVTEGWDEDGHHSEDSLHYEGRAVDITTSDRDRNKYAMLARLAVEAGFDWVYYESKAHVHCSVKSEHSVAAKTGGCFPGRSLVTLEDGSSRAVQDLQPGDRVLASSGAGGSGGELVYSEFLTFLDHEPAARKQFYVLGTETGANLTLTAAHLVFVTERNCSVGEPSKGAVMRTMYASDVRPGQCVLTAGGDKGPQAHLSPVTWIHIQMDTGAFAPLTRHGSLVVDGVLASCYAAMDQHHLAHWTFGPLRLLYSWTGLGTMQGEGLHWYSRVLHWIGKFLLDPGHFHPWGVVTHDVER is encoded by the exons ATGCGTCGCTCCGTGCTTGTGGGCCTCTTCATGGGGTGCACCCTGCTGCTCGCACCTGTAACGGAGGGCTGTGGGCCGGGGAGGGGATATGGCAAGAGACGTCCGCCGAAGAAGCTCACACCCCTCTCTTATAAGCAGTTCAGCCCAAACGTTGCGGAGAAAACACTGGGCGCCAGTGGCAGACACGAAGGGAAAATAACGAGAAGTTCAGAACGGTTCAAAGAGCTCACTCCCAACTATAACCCTGATATCATATTTAAAGATGAGGAGAATACGGCTGCCGATCGACTTATGACCCAG cgtTGTAAAGACAAGCTGAACTCCTTGGCTATCTCTGTGATGAACATGTGGCCTGGGGTGACACTGAGGGTGACAGAGGGCTGGGACGAGGACGGGCACCACTCAGAGGACTCCCTACATTATGAGGGAAGAGCGGTGGACATCACCACGTCTGACCGGGACAGGAACAAATACGCCATGCTGGCTCGCCTGGCCGTGGAGGCCGGCTTTGACTGGGTCTATTACGAGTCCAAGGCCCACGTGCACTGCAGTGTCAAATCAG agcactCAGTAGCAGCTAAGACCGGGGGTTGTTTCCCGGGTCGTTCTCTGGTGACGCTAGAAGACGGGAGCAGCAGGGCGGTTCAGGACCTCCAGCCAGGTGACCGTGTCCTGGCCTCCTCAGGGGCTGGTGGGAGTGGAGGAGAGCTTGTCTACAGTGAGTTCCTCACCTTCCTGGACCACGAGCCTGCAGCAAGGAAACAGTTCTACGTGTTGGGAACAGAGACGGGAGCAAACCTGACCCTCACAGCGGCTCATCTTGTGTTCGTGACCGAGAGGAACTGTTCAGTGGGGGAACCGTCCAAAGGGGCTGTCATGCGGACTATGTACGCCAGCGACGTACGGCCAGGACAGTGTGTGCTGACTGCAGGGGGAGACAAGGGACCACAAGCCCACCTCTCCCCAGTCACCTGGATCCACATCCAGATGGACACTGGGGCCTTCGCCCCTCTGACACGCCACGGGTCACTGGTGGTGGACGGCGTTTTAGCCTCGTGCTACGCTGCTATGGACCAGCACCACCTAGCTCACTGGACCTTTGGTCCCCTCCGCCTGCTGTACagctggactgggctggggaCAATGCAAGGAGAAGGACTACACTGGTACTCACGGGTCCTGCATTGGATAGGAAAGTTCCTACTGGATCCTGGACACTTCCACCCCTGGGGGGTGGTCACGCATgatgtagagagatag